AGCAGGTGGCGAAGAGGTCGGTCTCCATGTCCATCAGGAGGCGGTTGGCGTGGTGGACGACCACGTCCGGGGGGTGTCCTTCGGCGGCGTAGGCGCGCAGCGCGGTGCGCATCTGGCCCATGAGGGTGGCGGCCGCCGCGCTGTGGCCCTGGACGTCGCCGATGACGAGGGCGACGTGGTTGTCGGGCAGCAGGATCACGTCGTACCAGTCGCCGCCGACCTCCAGTCCGGCCGTGGTGGGCAGATAGCGGGCGACGGCCTCCGCGCCGGGCAGCCGGGGCAGGCGGCGCGGCAGCAGCTGGCGCTGGAGCATGCCGACGAGCTCGTGCTCGGCGTCGAAGGCGTGGGCGCGCATCAGTGCCTGCCCGGCGAGACCGGCGGAGGCGGTGAGCAGGGCGCGTTCGTCGGGGCCGAACTCGTGCGGGGTGTCCCAGCCGATGAGGCAGGCGCCGGCCATCCGGCCGCCGGCGGGCAGCGGCAGGACGGCCAGCCCGCCGGGGCCGACGTCGGCGAGGGCGGGTTCCAGCGGGGTGCCGGCCGGCCAGATCCGGGCGCGGCCCTCGCGCAGTGCGGCGGCGAGGGTGGGCATGGCGCGCACGGGCGCGTCCGGCCATTCGGTACGCCACTCCAGGCGCCACAACTCCGGCCAGGACTCGGGTTCCGGCGGGTCGAGGACGGTCACGACGAGACGGTCGTGCTCCAGCTCGGCCAGCGCGATGCGGTCGGCGCGCAGCGGCTTGCGCAGGGCGGTGACGACGGCGTGGCTGACGTCGCGGACGGTGCCGGCGGTGGCGAGGGCCGCGGCGAGGCGCTGGACGCGGGTCACGTCGGTGACCTCGGCGCGCAGGGTGGAGGCGTCGGCGACGGTGCCGACGAGGCGGGCGGGCCGGCCCTCGCCACCGGGCAGGAGACGGCCGCGGAGCCTGAGCCATCTGGGCGGGCCGGCGGGCTGCAGGACCCGGAACTCCAGCTCGCGGTCGCCGATGGACATGTGGTCGGCCTCGACGACCGACATCAGTGACGGCAGGTCCTCGGGGACGGTCAGGCCCAGCAGGGTCTCGACCCTGCCGTCGAACTGCTGCGGTCCGATGCCGAACAGCCCGAGGAGGCCGTCGCCGACCTCGACCCGGCCGGTGTCCATGGCGAGGCTGAACGCGTTGACCGGCAGCTCGCCCCCTTCGGCGGCCGCGGCCGGGGCGGGGTAGGCGATCGCCTCGGCGACCAGCTCCAGGCACACGCGGTCCTCGGCGTCGAAGCCGCCGGGCCGCTCGGTCACGGCGAGCAGACAACCGCCGTCGTCCTCGGCGGGCAGGACGGCCAGGGAGAAGTCCCGTGACGGTGCCCGCCGGGATTCCGCGCGGTCGGCGAGCTGCTCCGGGCCGAGCCGGACGGCACGGCCGGTGCGCCGGGCCTCGGCGAGCGGGGAGCGTCCGGTCGGGCTGTAGCCGTCTCGCAGGCCGTAGACGGTGCGGGGTACACCGGCGCACTCGACGAGGCAGAGCAGCTCGCCGTCCTCACTCGGTGTGTACACCGCGGCCAGGGTCGCTCCGGCGAAGACGAGCGCCTGTTCCAGCACCCGCCGGAGCCTCTCGGGCGAGTCCGGCTCGACGGAAAGCGCCTTCAGGGCCTCCTCGGCGCGCAGGCTTCTCGTCCTGCGTCCCGCGGTGCCCTCAGTGACCACGTCCGCCATTACAGCGCTTATGAGCCACCTGCGCAGCCCCTGTGAGCGTTCCGTGCCCGCCAAGGTGCGTGCGGCGCTCGAAAGGAGCCGAACATGACTTTACGCATGCGTTCCGCACGGTGATCTCGTGACAGCCGTGACTGTGCGTGGCCGCCGGCCCGCTGGAAAGCTCGGTGCCGGGCCTGCGGAGGGGGACGTATGGACAAGCGCTACGAGGTGTACGCGCTGGCAGACAGACACTTCTACGAGACGCCGGACCGGCTGTCCGCGGACGGCCAGGAGGCCGCGCCGCTGTACGAGGCGGCACGGCGTGCGGCGCCCGAGGGCTGGAAGGCCGCACGGATCGGCGACTGGCTGACCCTGGCGCCGCTCGGCCCGGACGGGACTCCGCTGCCGGACCGCGCCCAGGGCTGGAAGATCCATGTCTCGGCGACCCTCGCGAACGCCGAGCGGATCGCCGGGATCGTATGGGACTACTGCGTGCCGCGGGGCATCGCCTTCAAGTTCGTGCCGGGCCCGCACCTGGTGCATCTGCGCAACGCCAAGTACGCGGGGCGGGACTCCAGCGGCAAGTTCGTCACCGTCTACCCGGCCGACGACGAGCAGCTCCACACGGTGCTGCGCGAGCTGGGCCGGCTGCTCGAGGGTTTCGAGGGGCCGTACATCCTGACCGACCTGCGCTGGGGCGAGGGTCCGCTGTACGTGCGGTACGGCGCCTTCGCGCGGCTGTTCGTCGTCGACGAGCGCGGTTCGCTGGTGCCTGCGGTGCGGGACGGCGAGGGTCGGCTGGTGCCGGACCGGCGGGCTCCGTCGTTCCAGGTGCCCGAGTGGGTGACGCTGCCGTCGTTCCTCGCCCCGCATCTGGCGGCCCGCAACACCACGACGGTCGGCGAGCTGCCGTACCGCATCGAGAAGGCGCTGCACTTCTCCAACGGCGGCGGGGTGTACGCGGGCACCGACACGCGTGACGGACGCAAGGTGGTGCTGAAGGAGGGCCGGCCGCACGCGGGGCTCGCCGCGGACGGGGCGGACGCAGTGGCCCGGCTGGAGCGGGAGAAGTACGCGCTGGAGCAGCTGGCGGGCACCGGGGTGGTGCCCGAGGTACGGGACTGGTTCCTGCTCGGCGAACACCGCTTCCTGGTCATGGACTTCGTGCCGGGGCGCACCTTGAACTCGTTCTTCGCGGAACGCCACCCGCTGATCGGCCCCGACGCGGACCCGAGCGCGATCGCCGACTACACGGCCTGGGCGCTGCGCATCCACGGGGCGGTCGAACGTGCCGTGGAGGCGGTGCACGCGCGCGGGATCGTCTTCAACGACCTGCACGTCTTCAACATCATGGTCGCCCCCGACGAGGAGTCGGTGTCCCTGCTCGACTTCGAGGCGGCGGCGCCGGTCGGTGAAAACGGCCGCCAGGTCGTCGCCCATCCCGGCTTCATGGCCCCGGCGGACCGAAGAGGCGTGGACGTCGACCGCTACGCACTGGCCTGTCTGCGGCTGGCGATGTTCCTGCCCGTCACCACCCTGTTCGTCGTGGACCGCGGCAAGGCGGCACATCTGGCGGAGGTGATCGCGGACCGGTTCCCGGACGTGCCGCGGCAGTTCCTCGCCGAGGCGGTCGCCGAGATCACCCGGGACGTGCCCGGCGGTCGACCGCCGACGCCGTCCGCAGCGCGCTCCGTCCCGGCGTCGTTCGTGGAGCCCGGCGACTGGCCCTACAGCCGCGACTCGATGGTCAAGGCGCTGCTGGCCTCCGCGACCCCGGAGCGCGAGGACCGGCTCTTCCCCGGCGACATCGGGCAGTTCTCCGACGGCGGCGGACTGGGCCTGGCCCATGGCGCGGCCGGTGTGCTGTACGCCCTGGCCGCGAGCGGCGCCGAACGCTACGAAGAGGGCGAGCGCTGGCTGCTGGACCGCACGGACCCGCCTCCGGCGGGCACGCCGCTTGGCCTGTACGACGGTCTCGCGGGCGTGGCCCACGTCCTCGGCCTGCTCGGTCACCGGCAGCGGGCCCTGGACCTGATGGACACGATCCTGCGCGAGCGGTGGCAGCGGCTCTCCTCCGACCTGCGCGGCGGGCTGGCCGGACTGGGCCTGGTCCTCGACGACCTGGCGCACACCACCGGCGAGCCGGAGCTGCGCGAGCGGGCCGCGGAGGCCGCGGACATCCTCTTGCGGCGCCTCGGCGAACCGGTCGCGGACGGCCAACGCCCGCGTGCCGGGCTGCTGCGGGGCGCGAGCGGGCCCGCACTGTTCCTGCTGCGGCGCTACGAGCGGACCGGCGACCGCCGGCTGCTGGACGCGGCCGGCGAGGCAGTGCGCCGGGATCTCGCCGCCTGCGTCGAGCAGAAGGGCGGCTCGCTGGAGGTCGACGAGGGCTGGCGGAGCATGCCTTACCTGGGCGAGGGCAGTGTGGGCGTGGGAATGGTCCTCGACGACCATCTCGCCCACGCCGACGACGACACGGGCGCCTTCGAGCGGGCCCGCGCCGGCATCCTCACCGCCGCCACCTCCCGCTTCTACGCACAGCCCGGCCTGTTCCAGGGACGTGCCGGGATGATCCTGCACCTCAGCCGTACGACCACGCCGGGCGCGGACGCGGACCGGCTCGCCGCCCAGATCGCCGGGCTCGGCTGGTACGCGATGTCCTACCAGGGCCAACTGGCCTTTCCCGGGCACCAGATGATGCGGCTCTCCATGGACCTGGGCACCGGAACGGCCGGCTGTCTGCTGGCCCTCCGAGCGGCCCTCGGCACCGACGAGGCGGGTGCGGCCCCGGCCCACCTGCCCTTCCTCCCGCCGCCCGCGCGGCACACAGAACGCGGCTCCGCGAACTGACGGAGTCGTGACACAACCCCGTCCCCATGAAGAAGGAGAGGAAACGAGATGGCACTTCTCGACCTGCAGACGATGGAGACCGAGCAGCACACCGGCGGCGGCAGCACGCTCAGCCTGCTGCTCTGCGCCAGCCAGGCGAGCATCAGCCTCTGTCTCTGACACCTGGTGCAGTGACGGCTCCGGGCGGTTCCCCTCCTGCGCGGAGGGGCCGTCCGGGCCTTTTTTCACGACCGCGGAGCGAGGCCGGAGCAGCATGACGACCCCTGCCGACGACCCTTCCCGGACACTGGCCCGCTCGGCCACCGGGCACAGCCGCCCCCGTACCGTGACGCTGTGCCTGGTGAGCACCGCCGCGACCGGTGCGGGGCTGCTGCTGCCCGCCGCGCTCGGCCGCACGCTCGACCTTCTGCTGACGGGCGCCCCGGCTGCGGGCTGGGTGCTGTGCTGCGCCGCGCTCGTACTGTCGCTCGCCCTGCTCGACGCGTGCCAGAGCGTTCTCGTCGGCACCGTCGACGCCCGCACCACGGCCTGGCTGCGGCACCGGGTGACCGGGCACGTCCTGGCCATGGGTCCACGGGCCACCGGCCGCTTCGGGGCGGGCGACCTCGTGGCGCGGCTCGTCGGCAACGCCGCGCAGGCCGGCACCGCGCCGGCCGCCCGTGCCGTACTGGCCGCCGCGCTCGCCGGGCCGGTCGGGGGCGTCGTCGCCCTCGCCCTGATCGACCCCTGGCTCGCCGCCGCGTTCCTCGCCGGGGCCCCGGTACTGGCCCTGCTGCTGCGGGCGTTCGCCCGTGACACCTCCCGCTGCGTGAGCGACTACCAGCGGGAACAGGGCCGGATCGCGGGCGCGCTCGCCGAGGCCGTCGACGGTCACCGCACCGTCGCGGCGGCGGGCACGGCGGACCGGGAGACGGCACGGATCCTGCGGCCGCTGCCCGAACTCTCCCGCGCCGGGCACCGCATGTGGCAGGTGCAGGGCCGGGCCGCCGCCCGGGCCGTCACCGTGGCACCGCTGCTGCAGCTCGGCGTGATCGCCGTCGCCGGTGTGCTGCTCGCCCGCCACCGGCTGTCCGTCGGCGAAGTGCTCGCCGCTTCCCGTTACGTGGTCCTGGCGACCGGAGTCGGGATGCTGGTCGCCCAACTCGCGGGCGTGGCCCGGGCCCGGGCGGCGGCCGGACGCCTCGGCGAGGTCGTCGCCGAGCCCGCGCCCGCCCACGGCACGCGCCGGCTGCCTCCCGGCCCCGGCCGGCTGGAGCTGCGCGGGGTGACCGCACGGCGCAGTGGACGCACCGTCCTTGAAGGCGTCGACCTCGTCGTGCCCGGCGGGAGGACCCTCGCCGTGGTGGGCCGCTCCGGTACGGGCAAGTCGGTGCTCGCGGCTCTCGCGGGACGGCTCGCCGACCCGGACGAGGGCGTGGTCCTGCTCGACGGGGTGCCCCTGAGCGAGCTGACCCACGACGATCTGCGCCGGGCCGTCGCGTACGCCTTCGAACGTCCCGTCCTGCTGGGCGACACCGTCGGGGAGGCGATCGGCCTCGCTCTGACCGCCCCCTCCCCCA
The DNA window shown above is from Streptomyces chartreusis and carries:
- a CDS encoding SpoIIE family protein phosphatase; protein product: MADVVTEGTAGRRTRSLRAEEALKALSVEPDSPERLRRVLEQALVFAGATLAAVYTPSEDGELLCLVECAGVPRTVYGLRDGYSPTGRSPLAEARRTGRAVRLGPEQLADRAESRRAPSRDFSLAVLPAEDDGGCLLAVTERPGGFDAEDRVCLELVAEAIAYPAPAAAAEGGELPVNAFSLAMDTGRVEVGDGLLGLFGIGPQQFDGRVETLLGLTVPEDLPSLMSVVEADHMSIGDRELEFRVLQPAGPPRWLRLRGRLLPGGEGRPARLVGTVADASTLRAEVTDVTRVQRLAAALATAGTVRDVSHAVVTALRKPLRADRIALAELEHDRLVVTVLDPPEPESWPELWRLEWRTEWPDAPVRAMPTLAAALREGRARIWPAGTPLEPALADVGPGGLAVLPLPAGGRMAGACLIGWDTPHEFGPDERALLTASAGLAGQALMRAHAFDAEHELVGMLQRQLLPRRLPRLPGAEAVARYLPTTAGLEVGGDWYDVILLPDNHVALVIGDVQGHSAAAATLMGQMRTALRAYAAEGHPPDVVVHHANRLLMDMETDLFATCCYVDIDLEEGTGWCVRAGHLPPVLRRPDGGTEIAEAEGGPPLGVMRQADFPMSPLGLTPGTIVALTTDGLVESAEDDIDTGMERLALELARSDPAHLGLVADALLVGARRNDDIALLLLRYDGMAVRPLRESWTVWRVPEAVGHARRFTRRTLRAWGVPQRDADTVLLVVSELVTNALVHTDGRVRLDLTFVNHRVRVAVADASPRTPVKPASLSWEATGGRGILLVEAMSAAWGTVPVSGGKQVWSEIAASD
- a CDS encoding SapB/AmfS family lanthipeptide codes for the protein MALLDLQTMETEQHTGGGSTLSLLLCASQASISLCL
- the lanKC gene encoding class III lanthionine synthetase LanKC, producing the protein MDKRYEVYALADRHFYETPDRLSADGQEAAPLYEAARRAAPEGWKAARIGDWLTLAPLGPDGTPLPDRAQGWKIHVSATLANAERIAGIVWDYCVPRGIAFKFVPGPHLVHLRNAKYAGRDSSGKFVTVYPADDEQLHTVLRELGRLLEGFEGPYILTDLRWGEGPLYVRYGAFARLFVVDERGSLVPAVRDGEGRLVPDRRAPSFQVPEWVTLPSFLAPHLAARNTTTVGELPYRIEKALHFSNGGGVYAGTDTRDGRKVVLKEGRPHAGLAADGADAVARLEREKYALEQLAGTGVVPEVRDWFLLGEHRFLVMDFVPGRTLNSFFAERHPLIGPDADPSAIADYTAWALRIHGAVERAVEAVHARGIVFNDLHVFNIMVAPDEESVSLLDFEAAAPVGENGRQVVAHPGFMAPADRRGVDVDRYALACLRLAMFLPVTTLFVVDRGKAAHLAEVIADRFPDVPRQFLAEAVAEITRDVPGGRPPTPSAARSVPASFVEPGDWPYSRDSMVKALLASATPEREDRLFPGDIGQFSDGGGLGLAHGAAGVLYALAASGAERYEEGERWLLDRTDPPPAGTPLGLYDGLAGVAHVLGLLGHRQRALDLMDTILRERWQRLSSDLRGGLAGLGLVLDDLAHTTGEPELRERAAEAADILLRRLGEPVADGQRPRAGLLRGASGPALFLLRRYERTGDRRLLDAAGEAVRRDLAACVEQKGGSLEVDEGWRSMPYLGEGSVGVGMVLDDHLAHADDDTGAFERARAGILTAATSRFYAQPGLFQGRAGMILHLSRTTTPGADADRLAAQIAGLGWYAMSYQGQLAFPGHQMMRLSMDLGTGTAGCLLALRAALGTDEAGAAPAHLPFLPPPARHTERGSAN